In Lachnospiraceae bacterium, the DNA window TGGGAGAAATGTGCCAGATCCTGGATCTGAATGAACTCCATATCAGGAAAACATTGTCTGATATTGGCTTTGAATATGTGTCTGAAAAAAATTGTTTCCGTTAGGATGTGCCGGTTTTACCTGAACAAGGCTGTTCAGGTAAGGCCGGTTCTTTCGTTAGTACCGCCACTAAAAGGAGCAGAAAACAGATGAGCCTTTACAGATACCGTGCAAAAGATAGAAAAGGACATAAATATAAAGGAATAAGGGAAGGGGAAAATGAGGCCCAGCTGGTGAAATCACTGGCAGAAGACGGTCTTTACTGTTATTTCCTGCAAAATGAAGACAGAGTTGTTTCCATGAGACACTTTACAGTCCCATTAAAATGGCTGCCGCCTTTTTGCAGCCAGGTCAGTTCTATGTTATCTTCAGGTGTTCCACAGTCAGATATTTTGAAAACAGCCTGTAAAACAGCACCTACCCGGGAAATGAAGGCCCTTCTTGCCAGGCTGGAAGAG includes these proteins:
- a CDS encoding DUF4250 domain-containing protein gives rise to the protein MSTLPKDPMILLSYINTQLRDNYSSLGEMCQILDLNELHIRKTLSDIGFEYVSEKNCFR